A genomic segment from Nocardia cyriacigeorgica GUH-2 encodes:
- a CDS encoding ribokinase has protein sequence MTDGQAPVIAVLGSINMDLVTTTARRPEPGETVLGSGFAMVPGGKGANQAIAAGRAGGRVEFIGAVGDDVFADELRAVLRQSGVGTARLRTVDGPSGIAAIVVDAAGENSIIVVGGANATLTELSDDDLAVIAGADILLCQLEIPVQTVAAAARHAQANGTVVVLNPSPARPLPPELWADVDVAVVNSGEFAELGAALDAVPHLVVTLGADGARYRGTDGRELRVPGLRVQVVDTTGAGDTFTGALAVAWQRGPAEALRWACAAGALATTRLGASASIPAREEIEAALD, from the coding sequence ATGACCGACGGACAGGCACCCGTGATCGCGGTGCTGGGCAGCATCAATATGGATCTGGTCACCACTACCGCGCGGCGGCCGGAGCCGGGCGAGACGGTGCTCGGGAGCGGGTTCGCGATGGTGCCCGGGGGTAAGGGAGCGAATCAGGCGATCGCGGCGGGGCGGGCCGGTGGGCGGGTGGAGTTCATCGGCGCGGTCGGTGACGATGTGTTCGCCGATGAGCTTCGGGCGGTGCTGCGTCAGTCGGGCGTGGGGACCGCGCGGCTGCGGACGGTCGATGGACCGAGTGGGATCGCGGCGATCGTGGTGGACGCTGCCGGGGAAAACAGCATCATCGTGGTGGGTGGGGCCAATGCCACGCTCACCGAACTCTCCGACGACGACCTTGCCGTCATCGCCGGCGCGGATATCTTGCTGTGCCAATTGGAGATTCCGGTGCAGACGGTGGCAGCGGCCGCTCGGCATGCGCAAGCGAACGGGACCGTCGTCGTGCTCAACCCGTCACCGGCGCGGCCACTGCCGCCCGAGCTGTGGGCCGATGTCGACGTCGCGGTGGTCAACTCGGGCGAATTCGCCGAACTCGGCGCCGCCCTCGACGCGGTGCCGCATCTGGTGGTGACCCTCGGCGCGGACGGTGCGCGTTACCGCGGAACGGACGGCCGGGAACTGCGTGTGCCAGGGCTGCGTGTGCAGGTCGTGGACACGACAGGCGCGGGCGACACCTTCACCGGCGCGCTCGCGGTGGCCTGGCAGCGCGGTCCGGCCGAGGCCCTGCGCTGGGCGTGTGCGGCGGGCGCGCTCGCCACCACCCGGCTGGGTGCCAGCGCCTCGATTCCGGCGCGCGAGGAGATCGAGGCAGCGCTCGACTGA
- a CDS encoding pentapeptide repeat-containing protein, with the protein MATSRNSNVPVVPTAPRSRPRRPAESPRDDFADDTTIDEVEFTGTDLTRAETHALGIEGCRFDNCRFGGIMRGVTVYESELSVCDLANLLADECSMAECVISTSRLTGMSWTAGSWRDVLLDGTRADLTSFRYSKLRTVVFRDCDLRQADFEGVEFRNVVFEHCDLTGARFTGTAPRHNLRFTDCTLADIDGVAGLHGATVDGGDLIGLAASLAREAGIIVRW; encoded by the coding sequence GTGGCAACCTCTCGCAACAGCAACGTTCCCGTCGTGCCCACCGCGCCCCGCTCCCGGCCCCGGCGTCCTGCCGAATCCCCGCGCGACGATTTCGCCGACGACACCACGATCGACGAGGTCGAGTTCACCGGAACCGACCTCACCCGTGCGGAAACCCACGCCCTCGGCATCGAGGGCTGCCGGTTCGACAACTGCCGCTTCGGCGGGATCATGCGCGGGGTCACCGTCTACGAGTCGGAACTGTCGGTCTGCGATCTGGCCAATCTGCTGGCCGACGAATGCTCGATGGCCGAATGCGTGATCAGCACCAGCAGGCTGACCGGCATGTCGTGGACCGCGGGCAGCTGGCGCGATGTCCTGCTCGACGGCACCCGCGCCGATCTCACCTCATTCCGCTACTCCAAGCTGCGCACCGTCGTCTTCCGCGACTGCGATCTGCGCCAAGCCGATTTCGAGGGCGTCGAATTCCGCAACGTCGTCTTCGAACACTGCGACCTCACCGGCGCCCGCTTCACCGGCACCGCACCGCGCCACAACCTCCGCTTCACCGACTGCACCCTCGCCGACATCGACGGCGTGGCGGGCCTACACGGCGCGACCGTCGACGGCGGCGACCTCATCGGACTCGCCGCGAGCCTGGCGCGGGAGGCGGGGATCATCGTGCGCTGGTGA
- a CDS encoding glutamate-5-semialdehyde dehydrogenase — protein sequence MTVGQTAELDTREAVHDAARKARVAARALAQLTTAQKNEALHAAADALLAAADRVLAANAEDIAAAQAAGTEESLLDRLRLTKDRIDGIASGLRQVAGLPDPVGVVVRGSTLPNGLEIRQVRVPLGVVGMVYEARPNVTVDAFGLALKSGNAALLRGSSSAARSNAALVEVLRESLVAQGIPADAVQLLPSEDRSSVTHLIQARGLVDVVIPRGGAGLINAVVRDAQVPTIETGTGNCHVYVHAGADLDMAEQILINAKTRRPSVCNAAETVLIDAAIAEAAVPRLTKALEDHGVTIHGDLPGQVPATDADWGEEYLTLDIALKVVDGLDAAVEHINTWGTGHTEAIVTSEVSAAREFTSRVDAAAVMVNASTAFTDGEQFGFGAEIGISTQKLHARGPMALPELTSTKWIVWGEGQVRPV from the coding sequence ATGACGGTAGGACAGACAGCCGAGCTCGATACCCGCGAGGCCGTGCACGACGCCGCGCGTAAGGCCCGGGTCGCCGCACGGGCGCTCGCCCAGTTGACCACCGCCCAGAAGAACGAGGCGCTGCACGCTGCCGCCGACGCGCTGCTCGCCGCGGCCGACCGGGTGCTGGCCGCCAATGCCGAGGACATCGCGGCCGCACAGGCCGCGGGCACCGAGGAGTCGCTGCTCGACCGGCTGCGGCTGACCAAGGACCGCATCGACGGCATCGCCTCCGGCCTGCGCCAGGTGGCCGGCCTGCCCGATCCGGTCGGTGTGGTGGTGCGTGGTTCGACCCTGCCCAACGGGCTCGAGATCCGTCAGGTGCGGGTGCCGCTCGGGGTGGTCGGCATGGTGTACGAGGCCCGGCCCAACGTCACCGTCGACGCGTTCGGCCTGGCCCTGAAGTCCGGTAACGCGGCGCTGCTGCGCGGCTCGTCGTCGGCGGCGCGGTCCAACGCCGCGCTGGTCGAGGTGCTGCGGGAATCGCTTGTCGCCCAGGGCATCCCCGCCGACGCGGTGCAGCTGCTGCCCAGCGAGGACCGCTCCAGCGTCACCCATCTGATCCAGGCCCGCGGTCTGGTCGACGTCGTCATTCCGCGCGGTGGCGCCGGCCTGATCAACGCCGTCGTCCGCGACGCCCAGGTCCCCACCATCGAGACCGGCACCGGCAACTGCCACGTCTATGTGCACGCCGGCGCCGACCTGGACATGGCCGAGCAGATCCTGATCAACGCCAAGACACGCAGGCCGAGTGTCTGCAATGCCGCCGAGACGGTGCTCATCGACGCCGCCATCGCCGAGGCGGCCGTCCCCCGGCTCACCAAGGCGCTGGAAGACCACGGCGTCACCATCCACGGCGATCTGCCCGGTCAGGTGCCCGCCACCGATGCCGATTGGGGCGAGGAGTACCTGACCCTCGATATCGCGTTGAAGGTGGTCGACGGCCTGGACGCCGCGGTCGAGCACATCAACACCTGGGGCACCGGCCACACCGAGGCCATCGTCACCTCGGAGGTCTCCGCCGCCCGCGAGTTCACCAGCCGGGTCGACGCCGCCGCCGTCATGGTCAACGCCTCCACCGCCTTCACCGACGGTGAGCAGTTCGGCTTCGGCGCCGAGATCGGCATCTCCACCCAGAAGCTGCACGCCCGCGGCCCGATGGCGCTGCCGGAGCTCACCTCCACCAAGTGGATCGTCTGGGGCGAGGGGCAGGTCCGCCCGGTCTGA
- a CDS encoding AAA family ATPase: protein MVDRSNSDQVAVQEPIFASVDEVIDRLAETGYLADKATATSVFLADRLGKPLLIEGPAGVGKTELSRAVAQTAGAELVRLQCYEGVDEARALYEWNHAKQILRIQASSENDWEETKADVFTEEFLLARPLLTAIRRTEPTVLLIDETDKADVEIEGLLLEVLSDFAVTVPELGTITAQHKPFVVLTSNATRELSEALKRRCLYLHLDFPDADLERRILASRVPDLPEAVAAQLVRIVHVLRGMPLKKLPSVAESIDWGRTLLALGMQDLDDTTVRATLGVVLKHRSDHERALAELKLA from the coding sequence GTGGTGGATCGCTCGAATTCGGATCAGGTCGCGGTTCAGGAGCCGATCTTCGCGTCGGTGGACGAGGTCATCGATCGGCTCGCCGAGACCGGTTACCTGGCCGACAAGGCCACCGCCACCTCGGTGTTCCTGGCGGATCGGCTGGGTAAGCCGTTGCTGATCGAGGGCCCGGCCGGTGTCGGTAAGACCGAACTGTCGCGCGCGGTCGCCCAGACCGCGGGGGCCGAGCTGGTGCGGTTGCAGTGCTACGAGGGCGTCGACGAGGCGCGCGCGCTCTATGAGTGGAACCACGCCAAGCAGATCCTGCGGATCCAGGCCTCCAGCGAGAACGACTGGGAAGAGACCAAGGCCGACGTCTTCACCGAGGAGTTCCTGCTGGCGCGGCCGCTGCTGACCGCGATCCGCCGCACCGAGCCGACGGTGCTGCTCATCGACGAGACCGATAAGGCCGACGTCGAGATCGAGGGCCTGCTGCTCGAGGTGCTCAGTGATTTCGCGGTGACGGTCCCGGAACTGGGCACCATCACCGCCCAGCACAAGCCGTTCGTCGTGCTCACCTCCAACGCCACCCGGGAGCTGTCGGAGGCGCTCAAGCGGCGCTGCCTGTACCTGCACCTGGATTTCCCCGACGCCGACCTCGAACGCCGCATCCTGGCCAGCCGGGTTCCGGATCTGCCCGAGGCCGTGGCGGCGCAGCTGGTGCGGATCGTGCATGTGCTGCGCGGGATGCCGTTGAAGAAGCTGCCGTCGGTGGCGGAGTCCATCGACTGGGGCCGCACCCTGCTGGCCCTCGGCATGCAGGACCTCGACGACACGACCGTGCGCGCCACTCTCGGCGTGGTGCTCAAACATCGCAGCGACCACGAGCGGGCGCTGGCCGAGCTGAAACTGGCCTGA